The Notolabrus celidotus isolate fNotCel1 chromosome 6, fNotCel1.pri, whole genome shotgun sequence nucleotide sequence CTCTGAAGCAGGAAAACAGAAGCACTGACAAGGCAGAGGCACAGACAGGAAGTCTTACCGCCAAATTAGACtgccaaatgagaggatgtttggTCAGCTGACAGAGGATGACGTGTCAGTTTGAATCAGGGCAGCTCAAGTTGAATAAGTAAGatagctgggtaataaatgTAACTTCATGAACGTTAAACCTGGACTATGATCAGAAGTGTTGTATTGCATTTTTGATAGATGTATTAAAAGTTCACATCTCTATTTTCTTTAGAAAATGGAGGAAATTGTATTGCATGAGGGAGCTGAAATTCAGCCGGAACCCACTGGCCCTGTGTCTCCATCCATCGACGTTCCTCCCACACTGAGAGATAGCGAGTCTTACCATGTCTTCATTAGCTACAGCAGCACTGACTACCAGTGGACCCACTCCCTCATCGAGCAGCTGGAGTCCTGCAGCCTGCAGGTCTGCTACCATGAGCGCGACTTCACTCCAGGCCGCACCGTGTTAGAGAACATGTCCGACTGCATCAAGGAGAGCCAGAAGGTCCTGCTGGTTCTCAGTTCAGAGTTTGTGAGGAGCCGCTGGTGTCTCCTTGAGGCCAACATGTCTCTGTTCAGTGACTGCCTGGAGAGGAAGCCCATCGTCCCAGTGCTGCTGGAACCTGGAGTCTCTATTCCTCTACACCTTTGCCACCTCACCTACCTGGGGGCCAGTGACCCTGAATTTAAGAATAAGCTGCTGAAGGTGCTCTGCACCCCCAACCAGCAACTGCAGGGCTCCACTATGGTTCCCTTCCAGCCTCCCTCCATCTACAATGGGAAGGCCCTGCAGCCTTTGACAGCTGTCAACAATGGACTCCACAAATGGGAAGCAGGTCAGTTCAGTGACATGGAGGTGCCAGACCAACTGCGCTTGATCACTGATGACCACAACAAGTACAGAGAGGCTGTGAGGATCCTCAACAGTGTCTCTGAAAAAGTTAGGGAcctccctctctgcttcatAGTTCTATCGTACTTTTTTGGTGCATTTTTTGCTTATCTCTTGGCATGTTTTTTAGGATATATggcttttttgtttattaattatAACTCTTTATTCCCAAAAGCAAACACAATCGGATTAAAGGTATTCATAACTTTATGTCTGGCCTGTCCTGTAGTTGGTTTTATAATTCAGCTATGTCTTTGGAAGTGTGATCGTGAGAAGTATGTTCTGAAGGAGATGCAGAAAGCTGTCGGCAAAGCAAACATGATCCTCTCTGAGGAGAAGGTGTTGATGGGATGTAGGTCCAATTCTAAAATGTATCTGGTGTATGTTTCTCTAGAGGGATGTAAACAGGAGTTTGCAGAAACATTTTCTGAGCAGGTTGTTGCTgaggaaatgtttcaaagagcTCTGATGTTCTTCTCACCAGGTTACGCCTGCTGCCTTGCTAAGAGGCACTTTCCCTTTCCTAAAGCCAGCTCCACTGGTCACCTGGAGGGAggagtgtgtttctgtcagtATGTCTCAAGGAAGCTCGAAGCAGAGACATGGCAAtaggaaacaaataaaaattcCCTAGTAATGGTGTTAGTAATAAATTATGTTGTAgctcctttttaatttttttgtctaAAAGTAGTCAGTCTATAATCTAACTGCATGGGTAAATATTAAGTTCAGATTTCTGATATGATGCCTCTTGACAACCATGACGTTTACATGTCAGTATGTGTCCCAGGAGCTGATCAGAGGAGAGCTGGAGCAGAACTATTGGATGTTTAAAAACTCTTAACTGTTAGAGCTATGTAGGCAAACCAGTCTACCTTAAATAACCTAATTATAAATATTGTAAGAAGAATATCTTCAAGCACTACAACTCTTAAGCAATCTGGATGTTTTCTTGTGTCTACTTAAAATCACTTAATCAGTGCTCTAAATCTACTAACATGTGTCTAATAAGAGCCACTCTTAGCACAGGGGCTTCATTTCTGTTTGAAGGCCTCTAAACATCAGAAATGACGCTGGCCCTTTAACAAAGAACTAGGGGATGTTccacatagactgtgtaaaatatggacgtaggatctgtgacgtcacccatctgtttctgaagggctgtttgaggccaatcatcagcggcagccatattgctgctgtcgagttattgtgacgtaaagaggcggagtttgagcctcctagccaacagctacaatgttcctgcagtcagctgtctCTCactggaagactcgtaatctcaatatctttgaaattgccgcattagaaaaaaatttcacccccctcacagtgtgagctgatcgagaaatgagctatccagactacactcatgttttgtaccaggctgtaaacatgtttatttctgctgtaaagatcagctttttcccattcatgtgtatgtgactttcagtacttctggagccagcctcaaggggatcctcgatgaactgcagtttttagcacttccgcattggactctgCTTGGTGTTCCTCCTATTTGCTCCCTGTTTTTAGTTTCAGTTCTTGCTCACCCCTGTGCGATCACTCTTCTTCACGTTTGCCTGATTTAACCGTGTCATGGACAGGTATGAGTGTACATAGCTTTGTACTGtgtgatttgattttaattgtAAATTTTTCATTGTAAAAAAGAGCATGTCTTCACTGAAAGCTAACTTAGAGCTGTCCCTGAGCTATTTCTTCATCTGTTTAGACATTTGATCTCCTCTGTACATgccacactttgtttttttttacatcctgTTTCCTCTTAACTTGAACTAACTTTGTATTTCTGACTCCTTTACTCTACTAATACactaatgtgtcattttgtctATTGAGATCATCACTACACTGTTTGGGTATTGATTATCCTGCAGCAAAGTCATTTCATTATTGTTACAGAGGACTCATGTGAGCCACAAACCTTCTGTTTTAGATGTGGGGCTGGAAAAGTTTCACCTCTGCTGACATTTACTGTAGCTCGCTTGTGAATGTGAGACCTGAATAAGATCTAAAGGCACGAGGCAAGGCTTGAAGAGAAAGTCAGAACAGTGGTTTACTGTTTGATACTTTCAGTCAAAGATGTGACTTCTTAACAGGTTTCTTTTGAGGCTCATCTCAAAACCATCAAAGTCTTCTCACAGATATATGCAGATGATCCAGCAGAtag carries:
- the LOC117814814 gene encoding uncharacterized protein LOC117814814, which codes for MEEIVLHEGAEIQPEPTGPVSPSIDVPPTLRDSESYHVFISYSSTDYQWTHSLIEQLESCSLQVCYHERDFTPGRTVLENMSDCIKESQKVLLVLSSEFVRSRWCLLEANMSLFSDCLERKPIVPVLLEPGVSIPLHLCHLTYLGASDPEFKNKLLKVLCTPNQQLQGSTMVPFQPPSIYNGKALQPLTAVNNGLHKWEAGQFSDMEVPDQLRLITDDHNKYREAVRILNSVSEKVRDLPLCFIVLSYFFGAFFAYLLACFLGYMAFLFINYNSLFPKANTIGLKVFITLCLACPVVGFIIQLCLWKCDREKYVLKEMQKAVGKANMILSEEKVLMGCRSNSKMYLVYVSLEGCKQEFAETFSEQVVAEEMFQRALMFFSPGYACCLAKRHFPFPKASSTGHLEGGVCFCQYVSRKLEAETWQ